A window of Phenylobacterium sp. NIBR 498073 genomic DNA:
TCCTCATCTGGGGTGCAACTAGGTCAACCGCCGAAGCGGCGCCCTGTTCCGTGCTTGAGGCGGGGGCGCTGAGGGGCTAGGCGAAGTCCATGCCGTCGCAGTTGCAAGCCGCCTATGACGCCCGCCTGGCGCAGGGCGAGATCCGTCCCGACGCGGCCCAGGCCGCCGCGCTAGCGGCGTTGGTGCGCCTGGAGGGCGACCTGACGCGGGCCGAGCCGAACGGCTTCGCTTCGTTCTTCAAGAAGCCTGAAAGCCAGCGCGGCGTCTATCTGATCGGGCCGGTGGGGCGCGGCAAGTCCATGCTGATGGACCTGTTCTTCGCCTGCGCGCCGGTCGAGAAGAAGCGGCGCATCCACTTCCACGTCTTCATGGGCGAGATCCATCGGCTGATCGACGCCTGGCGCAAGGGCGATCCGGCGGCGCGGAAGGCGAAGTTTGGGCAGCATAAGGGCGACGATCCGATCCCGCCGGTCGCCGACGTGGTCGCCGGCCAGGCGCGGCTGCTGTGCTTCGACGAGTTCCAGGTCACCGACATCGCCGACGCGATGATCCTGGGGCGACTGTTCGAGGCGCTGTTCGCCCGCGGCGTGACCCTGGTGGCGACCTCCAACCGTCTGCCGGACCAGCTCTACAAGGACGGCATCAACCGCCAGCTGTTCCTGCCGTTCATTGCGCTGCTGAAGAGCAAGGTCGAGGTGGTCAGCGTGGCCGGGCCGCACGACTATCGGCTGGATCGCCTGCGCGCCGCCGGCACCTGGTTCAGCCCCAACGATCCCGACAATGCGCGCAGTTTCGACGCGCTCTGGAAGGACATGCTGGGCGGCGAGGAGGAGGTCGGCGAGATCCTGGAGGTGCTGGGTCGCAAGGTGCACCTGCCGCACGCCCAGGGCGGCATGGCGCGAGCGACCTTCGCCAGCCTGTGCTCGGTGGCGCTGGGACCGAACGACTACATCGCCATCGCCGAGCGGTTCCACACCCTGTTCCTGGAAGACGTGCCGATGCTGACGCCGAACCGGCGCGAGGAGGCGCGGCGGTTCGTGATCCTGATCGACGCGCTCTACGAGGCGCACGCCAAGCTGATCGTGCTGGCGCAGGCCGAGCCGACCAAGCTCTATCCGGAGGGCGACGGCGCCTTCGAGTTCGAGCGCACGGCCTCGCGGCTGCAGGAAATGCGCTCGGCCGACTGGCTGGCCGAGGACGCGGACTAGCCGGACCGCAGGCTCTCCACCAGGTCGCGGGCGTAGGGGGCCAGGCCCGCCAGGCTGCGCACGCAGATGGTGAGCTCGCGCTGCGCCCAGTCGTCGGTCAGGTCGACAATGCCCAGCGACATGGTGCGGGCCGCGCGGCGGGCGGTGGTTTCCGGCACGATGCCGACCCCGACCCCGCACTCCACCAGCCGGCAGACCGCATCGAAGCTGCGCAGCTGCACGCGCAGCCGCAGCGGGCGGCCCTCGCGTACGGCCTTGGCCGACAGGAACCGCTGCAGCGAGGAGGCGCGGTCCAGGCCGACCAGGTCGCAGCCGAGCACGTCGGCGAAGGTCATCGACTTGCGCTGGGCCAGCGGGTGGATGGCGCTGGTCACCACCACGAAGCGGTCCGAGCGGAACGGGAAGGTCTCCAGGCTGCCCATGTCGACGGTGCCGGCGACGATGCCGATGTCGCCGACGCCCTCGGCCACCAGCCCGACGATCTCGTCGGAGAGCCGCTCCTCGAGGTTGATGCTGACGTGCGGATGGTCGGCCAGGAAGCGGCTCAGCGCCTCGGGGATGAATTCGGTCAGGGCGTTGGTGTTGGCCAGCAGCCGCACTTCGCCCGACAGGCCGCCGGCATAGGCGCCGAGGTCCTCGCGCAGGCGGGCGGTCTGCGAGAGGATGGTGCGGGCGTGCTTGAGCAGGGTGCGGCCGGCCGGCGTCGGGGTGACCCCTTGCCGCGACCG
This region includes:
- the zapE gene encoding cell division protein ZapE → MPSQLQAAYDARLAQGEIRPDAAQAAALAALVRLEGDLTRAEPNGFASFFKKPESQRGVYLIGPVGRGKSMLMDLFFACAPVEKKRRIHFHVFMGEIHRLIDAWRKGDPAARKAKFGQHKGDDPIPPVADVVAGQARLLCFDEFQVTDIADAMILGRLFEALFARGVTLVATSNRLPDQLYKDGINRQLFLPFIALLKSKVEVVSVAGPHDYRLDRLRAAGTWFSPNDPDNARSFDALWKDMLGGEEEVGEILEVLGRKVHLPHAQGGMARATFASLCSVALGPNDYIAIAERFHTLFLEDVPMLTPNRREEARRFVILIDALYEAHAKLIVLAQAEPTKLYPEGDGAFEFERTASRLQEMRSADWLAEDAD
- a CDS encoding LysR substrate-binding domain-containing protein → MRFDLVDLRLFCEVADAGSITRGAEHCALALAAASTRIRNMEDALGAPLLERSRQGVTPTPAGRTLLKHARTILSQTARLREDLGAYAGGLSGEVRLLANTNALTEFIPEALSRFLADHPHVSINLEERLSDEIVGLVAEGVGDIGIVAGTVDMGSLETFPFRSDRFVVVTSAIHPLAQRKSMTFADVLGCDLVGLDRASSLQRFLSAKAVREGRPLRLRVQLRSFDAVCRLVECGVGVGIVPETTARRAARTMSLGIVDLTDDWAQRELTICVRSLAGLAPYARDLVESLRSG